One genomic segment of Linepithema humile isolate Giens D197 chromosome 5, Lhum_UNIL_v1.0, whole genome shotgun sequence includes these proteins:
- the LOC105673201 gene encoding cyclic AMP response element-binding protein A, which translates to MMSDMNLLDLLDETFFKEDIKNELFVDHNYNDDVIATEECPTNSDDLLSSILKMEDSQLDFNLIGKDLKTSPSSSSDSGLSSMLSPSYEQQLSPFLLRADNNEEEQIEISNFDLNSPQNFVDFEPAASPSLGSVDSPVRSIMSSNVGSPATDVAEEMDYEQTLVAVVTPNNTMPNINTVVAAEQPIDIDPASKQQVHVMPQENIVNVRNFTCNGKRNVQQLIRVTPVGSDNPRSILLPVNFKNMKKVRTIKIMTATQAKNLKNFKINQANIINKPIQMTIKQEDSSSDKGCNSSDEVPSETDSPYPRLKLSAEEKRLLQKEGITLPSRYPLTKHEERELKRIRRKIRNKISAQDSRKRKKEYVDGLEDRVKQCTEENITLLKRIKVLQSQNQSLAGQLKRLQALIQKGNKSAQPATCLMVLLLSLALVAVPNLRSHSNNNNNDLMQQEQEQPEKTSLAGRSRTLLYTKQLMDEELQQYGEELLQEVEGLLDHDYSPVMQMPLYKRPRIDNEVTPKYISSMNYVGGTLGLKPDLAMTNGKYIEPPLDDVWPPPNPGGQKTAKVVDKLEALTNELKINISDVEGTRTVLVKVPQNK; encoded by the exons acgGAGGAATGCCCGACAAATTCCGATGACTTGTTGTCTTCAATCTTAAAGATGGAAGATTCACAACTTGATTTCAATTTGATTGGCAAGGATCTGAAAACAAGTCCGTCTTCTTCGTCGGACAGCGGGCTTTCTAGCATGCTAAGTCCTTCTTACGAACAGCAGTTGAGTCCATTCTTGTTGAGAGCGGACAACAATGAGGAAGAACAGATTGAAATCAGCAACTTCGATTTGAACAGCCCACAAAATTTCGTAGATTTTGAGCCTGCTGCTAGTCCGTCTTTGGGCAGTGTAGACAGTCCGGTTAGATCTATTATGAGCTCTAACGTCGGTTCACCAGCCACTGACGTTGCCGAAGAGATGGATTACGAACAAACTTTGGTTGCCGTTGTAACGCCGAACAACACTATGCCAAATATCAACACTGTTGTCGCCGCAGAACAGCCGATTGATATTG aTCCAGCATCTAAACAGCAAGTGCATGTTATGCCACAAGAGAACATTGTGAATGTTCGCAATTTCACATGCAATGGAAAACGAAACGTTCAACAACTGATACGCGTCACTCCAGTGGGTTCTGATAATCCGCGATCAATTCTTTTGCCAGTAAACTTCAAAAACATGAAGAAAGTCCGAACTATTAAAATCATGACCGCTACACAAGCAAAAAATCTAAAGAATTTCAAAATCAATCAGgcaaatattatcaataaaccTATTCAG ATGACTATTAAGCAAGAAGATTCTAGTAGCGACAAAGGTTGCAACTCCAGTGACGAGGTGCCATCGGAAACGGACTCGCCTTATCCAAGACTGAAGCTAAGTGCCGAGGAAAAGCGACTGTTGCAAAAAGAGGGCATCACATTGCCCAGTCGTTATCCGCTGACGAAACACGAAGAGCGTGAATTAAAGAGAATCAGACGCAAGATCCGCAACAAGATATCCGCACAGGATTCTCGTAAGAGAAAAAAGGAATACGTGGACGGCTTGGAAGATCGCGTGAAACAATGCACGgaagaaaatataactttGCTGAAACGAATCAAAGTCTTACAGTCGCAGAATCAAAGTCTGGCTGGTCAGTTAAAGAGATTACAAGCACTCATACAAAAGGGCAACAAGAGTGCTCAGCCAGCCACTTGCCTGATGGTCTTACTGCTTTCATTAGCTCTCGTTGCTGTGCCGAACCTGCGATCACACtccaataataataacaatgatcTGATGCAACAAGAGCAGGAGCAACCGGAGAAAACATCACTGGCGG gCCGCTCGAGAACCTTACTCTATACGAAGCAACTAATGGATGAGGAGTTACAGCAGTATGGCGAAGAATTATTGCAGGAGGTTGAAGGCCTTCTGGATCATGATTACAGCCCAGTAATGCAAATGCCTCTCTACAAACGTCCCCGGATTGACAATGAAGTTACACCCAAGTACATTTCTTCTATGAATTACGTGGGAGGAACACTTGGCTTAAAACCAGACCTCGCGATGACGAATGGGAAGTACATCGAGCCACCATTGGACGACGTGTGGCCGCCGCCAAATCCAGGCGGACAGAAGACGGCCAAAGTGGTGGATAAACTCGAAGCTCTTACTAACGAattgaaaatcaatatttccGATGTTGAGGGTACCAGAACAGTTCTTGTCAAAGTACCTCAGAATAAATAA
- the LOC105673054 gene encoding cyclin-dependent kinase 2-interacting protein, protein MKKVELNDSNLIEATKRLSLSKSVQKKNLTGIKRLVSDLVLNIHANIQQWNNLNAQGLTYIKDITQKRRDKKYFLILQDLCVNLGNICNRMDNIVENLDQIKHQLTAAKILQKSTDKLFLTWPVTRFEEVAESIHEVYCKEAKLKRIILENVAHKTSESWKVLFLTAWVHQPFLHDHVKLLLDVMLLEINYKK, encoded by the exons ATGAAGAAAGTAGAATTAAATGATTCTAATCTCATAGAGGCGACGAAAA gaTTATCCTTATCTAAATCagttcaaaagaaaaatttgacagGAATTAAACGTCTTGTAAGTGATTTAGTCttaaatatacatgcaaaTATACAGCAATGGAACAATCTCAATGCTCAAGGACTTAcctatataaaagatataacacAGAAAAGAcgtgacaaaaaatattttttaattctgcaaGATCTATGTGTCAACTTGGGCAACATTTGTAATAGGATG GATAACATAGTTGAAAATTTGGATCAAATTAAACATCAATTAACAGCAGCaaagattttacaaaaaagtaCAGATAAATTGTTTCTAACATGGCCAGTGACTAGATTTG AGGAAGTAGCAGAATCTATACATGAAGTATATTGTAAGGAAGCTAAATTGAAACGCATTATACTTGAAAATGTTGCTCACAAAACTTCGGAATCTTGGAAGGTGCTTTTTCTTACAGCATGGGTGCATCAACCTTTCTTACATGaccatgtaaaattattattagatgtGATGcttcttgaaattaattacaaaaaatga